TTCCAATCACCGATCGCATTCAATACACCATTCATCAGTAGTCACCTCAGTTGGCTAATTTTTTATGATCCCCAGGACTACACGTCACCAATCTATGACACTTGTTTATGTCCTAGCTTTAGGAAAATGGTTTCTAGGTCTTCTTGGGTGCAATGAAACTCTGACAGGGGAATGCCTGCATAGACCAAGGAGCG
The genomic region above belongs to Cyanobacteriota bacterium and contains:
- a CDS encoding ABC transporter ATP-binding protein, which encodes RSLVYAGIPLSEFHCTQEDLETIFLKLGHKQVS